CAACTCCCAAGCTCAAATCGGAAATTCTCATCGAGCTGAAGACAACACCTTCGATTGTGTCCACAAGTGGCAAATCGGAAACTCAAAAGGTACCATCAACACCACTTACTCCAACGgttgtaaaaactaaccaagTCGAAGCTAAGAAAGTAGAATCAATGGATACTTCAAGCAAAGCACCTGCTAGTGTAATATCAAAAGCTGCTGAATCTCCAAAATTAAAATCCGCAACTGATAATAATAAGGCCAAACcgacaatggccaaaaaagacTTGCCAAAACTAAAGACGGCAGAAGAAACTAAGCTAACAATAACAACCAAAGCGACAACTGCAACACCAACGATGGACTCACCAAAAACACCACAAGCCAAAGAAGAAACATCACAAAAAACTGAAAGTGCAACTACATCACAAATAAAGTCCGATACACCAATTGCACTGCAAATAAAACCACAAGAACAAATGAAAGtagcagcaccaacaacaccaCAAGCTAAAGTAGAAACTCCACCAAAGGATTCACCAACAAGAAAGATTGTAGCACCTACAACACCACAAGCTAAAGTAGAAACACCAACAAAGGATTCTCCAACAAGAAAGATTGTAACACCTACAACACCACAAGCTAAAGTAGAAACACCAACAAAGGATTCTCCAACAAGAAAGATTGTAACACCAACAACACCACAGGCAAAGGTCGAAACACCAACAAAGGATTCTCCAACAAGAAAGATTGTAACACCTACAACACCACAAGCTAAAGTAGAAACACCGACAAAGGATTCTCCAACAAGAAAGATTGCAACGCCAACAACACCACAAGCTAAAGCAGCTGCATCAACAACATCACCACTAACAACACCACAAAAAACACCACAAGTTAAGGCAGCAACAGATGAGTCCAAGtcaacaccagcagcaccaaAGACAACAATGGCCAAGATCAGCATGACAACAATGGCAGGAACAACTGTTGCCGAGGCAGGAAAAACAATCTCACCGAAGGGGTTGAAACAATCTGGCAACGCCGTAGCCATGCCAAcggcaacaccaacaacaccaaacacaccaacaacagcaacaggcaAATCAAAATTGAACGAAACAGCagggccaaaaataaatagcGGGCAGCCGGCCAAGTCACCTGAACAACAACAGGCAACGGCAGCCGCAGtcgaaacgaaaataaataaaacaactgaCAAggaacaacagcagcagcagcagcagcagcaacagcaacaggcgcagcaacagcagcaacaactgatCGACACGGCAGCAACATTGGTGCCACAAACGGAAACCAAAACGAAATTGACGGAAGCCGCTGAGCCAACGGGCAAGTCAAAGGTGCAATCACCGAATACGACAAAGCCAAAAAGTGCCGGCAAAACAAATGTTGGCAAAAAGAAAGCTGcaacgccagcagcagcagcagcagcagcagcagccgccgcaccagcagcagcaacagcaacagaagctGTTACGGCTTTGTCTGAGAGCAATGTGACCCCAATCAATGCCGATCAATTTATAACGCTGGCCCCCACAAAGGCGGCCAAAACATCACCGAACAAGCAGCAAGCattgcaattgcaacagcaacacgaggagcagcagcggcagcagcagcaacaggccACAAATGCGTCATCGCCGGCGGCAACTGGCGATGCAACCACAACGcccacaacaataacaattggtgttgctgctgttaatgttgctgctgttgctgttgttgcttctgctgctgctgctgctgctactgatgctgctgctgatgcgaCTACCTCgctcagcagcaacaacagctgcgGCGAAGGCGTCGGCAATAATTTATCAAAGTTTGCAACAGTATCGAATTTGGCACAGTGTCTGCGAGACGTTGATGCCGAGCTAGACGACTATATACCCTCGTCGGCGGAAAATAGCCAagaagacgacgacgacgacgacgacgggAGCGGCAGCAGTTCCGACGATTATTCCAGTGTTGACGGTTGTGCGAACTTAAGCGCCAGCATGAAAAAGAAACTGCGCAAGgagaaaaagaagcaaaaggcgaaagccgccgccgccgccgaggCGAAAAGATTCGATCCGCACAAGAAGATCAAGATCGATACGACGAACAAGTGTTATGTGAAGGAGGAGGCGCCCAGGTATCCACTGGTGGCCACACCGCGTCCACTGTGGAAGCGCGAGAAGATCGTCTATTCGGATGAGAATACGGACGATGAGAGCGGCAGCGAGGAGGGCAGCGGTGGCTCCTTGGACGAGGACAGCGACGATGAGAGCGGCGGCGAGGAGTGCAgctccaccagcagcagcgccagtTCCGAGGATCTCGATGCGGTGGCCATGGTCACCAAGGCTGGTAGCTCCAATGCCACAACGGTGCTGGATTCATCCAATTCCAGCGGCTCAAATGCCGGAACACTGAGTGTTCCCAGTGCTGGTAGTGGCAGTGGTGGTGGCGCCTCCACATCCAGCTCGCCGTCCATCATCCGGATGAGCACCTGCAGCAATGATTCCGGATTCGAAGGCGGCACCGCGCCCTCCAGTCCCAAGAAGATGTTAGGTAAGGCTGGCTGGCCGGTTGGCCGACTCGATCGATGCACTGCACGTTCatctcgaaaaaaaaaatagcggGCAAATCAGTCAATACACTGGGAAAAACTCAGAGCAGGCTATCTACTATCTACTCAATTCAGAAGTTTTTGATACCAATGGGGCTAGTTTCCAAATTTAACTAGCACtaacaaaacaattatttttattttttaattagcttagattttccaatttttacAAACATTTTTAGAGATCGAAAATCTATGAAGAAagcttgaaaatattttataaatagtcTACATTTCACAACTGCGAAGGAAAACTGGATTGTAACAATTATACATTTGTTTTGAAATGGAATTGATAAAAGCTACTGCTCAGTTTTTCCCAGTGTACATCAATTCACACCCCGTTCCCCTATTTCCTCCGCTGGTCACTTGTTTGGGCGGCACGTGTCCGGATCAAAAAAAGAGCTTTCGACTTACTTTTGACTATCCCAGGCATTTCGGAATGCCTTCGTTTTCGCCGATCTATAGATATAAGATATATGAGGATTTTTTGGGAAAAAGTTGAGAgacaaagaaataaacaaagtcATAACGATCAATAGCTAGTATATCATCCGGGGAATAGATGCCCccatctatataaatatatatgctcGTCTAGTCGTCTAGCATAGTAGTGCAATTGAGACCAAACTGTTAACTAGGAAGTGCAAGTATTGAAAATTATATTCCGCGTATAATGCGAGTGGTTCAATGACCTGCAGCTGGAGAAAAAAGTGTGAGTTATTGTTGAATATATGCGGaattttttcctatttttctGGGACACTTTTATCTGGGTTAATTGAGTTTATAGATATGTCTTTTACGGcctttttttaaatgaaagaaTGTGCGGAACACGGAACtattttaatagttttttttattttgttcataccaagtaataattttattattacttaaGACTTGTTCTAAGCTATAAGTGCTTTAATTTCTGTTTAAATTGCTATACATTGTATGTTAGTTTGGCATTTTCTTGGTATTCTCTTTGATAATGAAGTTGTTTCTATTTGTTATGGCTTTTGTCATAGGTTCGTaattttttgtcaaatttactttttattagGTGGCTTCATAtttgtgtaatatttttacaaattCATATGTTGAAAATATTCGGCACCAATTTCTATGTTTCTGTGATTTTAtttctaaaaacaaaaacactttCAAAAGAGCTGATTTTAGTCCACCTATTTTGTTTAcgactttatttattgtatttattagCATTGTTACTCATTTTGTGCGTTAGTGAATTTGGGGAAGCGACTTCCTATTTCTTATTGCTCGATTCGTGTTTTATGTAATTTTCGACGAGAATTTTATCGTTGCTTACTGTTCCGTGGTGGCGTTTCCTTGATGTTTGTGCGAGAATTTGCTAGAGATCCGCTGCCAGAAGCCgcaaaaagcagaaaagaGAAAGAATCTACAAGTTGGCATTTTACTTTTAGacaaaacaacaaatgaaaacaaattgtttagGTCATCGTCGGGTCTGTCTGAGCGTCAAAGAGAAAGCTTTTGTGTACATAAATTCAGATATATTTGCAATGATACTATATGGATTTAGACATCCCCTGCATTTGTTTTAAccatacaaaacaaaacaacgcAGTTATGGGCCATACAGTCAATTCACAGATTATATAAATTCGCTGTGCGAAGCGCGGAAaaatcatttgtttttttttgttccgttaccacactgcgtatacgtgatatCCGGCTATTCGCCTCATTTAGTTGGAAATTCAATCAAAGTGGGCAGCAAAGAATTGTGGATTTCGCATTGTTTATGCGAGCAGAACCTCCCACCCAAAATAATCGTCGGAAATTCATGTCTTTAAACCGATTGAAATGCACCGAGAACAATAATCATTTAAATGGATGGGGAAATTTGTTTGAGCGAGGAGAACTGATTTTAGAAATTTTCTCtcatattcaaaatatttgtgcgTTAGGATAAATTGGAAATCAAGCCTTTTAGAATCTGAacaaatgaattaattaaatatatatctaacTAAGAAACCTTTTAGAATCTGAacaaatgaattaattaaatatatatctaacTAAGAAACTAAACTGCATTTACAATATCTATAAAATAATTGTGGGGACAAAATTCAGGAattattaacttattttccaaGTTAGTctaatttatacattttgttATGTATTTTATACATAACATTTTGCTCGAGTCAAGAAAAGCGTGCAGCCAATAAATCGCAACAGAAGATTGGGTAACTCGACCAGTTTGCcgcaacaaaaatgtattaataatttgtttgcaATTAATTCCCCTCCCATGCGATATTATGCGTGGGCACCATCCACAATCACATCCATCCACATTCACGTCCACGacgaaatttaaaatttcaaaaaacgAATCGAAACACGCGAACCAGAATGTGACGTGAATTGTCACAAGAAATGCGAACGGCTCACGGCCAATTTATGCGGTGTCAATCAGAAACTCATCGTTGAGGCACTCAACCACGTGAAGCGAGGTAAAAACCAGACAAAATGCACAAATCACACTCGAAATGGGAAATATGGAGGCcaaataatattcatattttttgccTCGAATTTATGGGTCCGATTTTGCACAGCGCAGAATTTAAAATGTGTTAATAGAGCGACTGGAAACCAGGAAATAATTATTCTGGGGGAAGTCTTTCACGAGAGAAAAAGTcttgatataaaaaaaatatatacaaattcaaagaacatttaaaatgtaaattaaaaaacaaaattgattaaataatgATTCAATTGATTCATTCAAGctcaatacatttttattatcatgACTGCCTTTTAATTCTGTTAGCAAAATCAGACCCACAAAATAATAGAGATCTTATAGAGATCCATGTGCTAGACTCCGACTAATTCTCCCGAATAATTAGGAGCCCGAGAAGCCCGTGACTCACCCAGCACTCCGCCCAGTTTGAATCCAGCCTATAAAATCGAGGCCAGCGAAGAACACGATGGTATGCCGATTAAATATGATATAAGTCGCACATATGTAGCCCAAATTCAAGTGACCGGATCGGATGAACTCATGAACGAACATTATCTATTTGCAGTCTGCTAatctatatttattttattttaactaaCTTTAACTTATATTCTCTCTCTATCTGCAACTATCACAAAAAAACCTTGCTGTCTCGATCGCACAGAAAcatcatatacatattcacAATTCCAAAAATCCGGACGTTTCACTGCGCCAGCAACAGTAATACCTAGATTTAAGAATTATTCGGTAGATGATTTCCACTTTCTGGCCGTTCTTGGCAAGGGAAGTTTCGGCAAGGTGAGTTGAGAATATGATTTACGCATATTTTCTCGACTAATTGCGAAATTTTTGTGATACAGGTTCTGCTTGCTGAGCTGCGTGACACCACATACTACTATGCCATTAAGTGCCTGAAAAAGGATGTTGTCCTGGAGGATGACGATGTTGACTCCACGCTCATCGAACGCAAGGTCCTGGCCCTGGGCACCAAACACCCGTATCTGTGTCATCTGTTTTGCACCTTCCAAACGGAGGTAAgttgaataaaaataatataaatttaaataagaatGTATACAGTCGAAACCTGAGGGTATTGCCTAGCAACTCGTTAAGAAAACTTTGACTTTGGGATTATTAACGTAGTTCAATGACCCTAggataaaattcaaatttaacttaaaaatattttgaaaaatgttccCTACCTGGTCTGGAAAACTATCCCAATTCAGCTTAAATCAAAATGTGGCATATAAACTGATATTATCCAGCTGAAAATATTCAGACAAAGGTGTTACATGCGCCCGTTTAGCTTTCAATTAGTGGCAATTCTCAGGTGGGGGTCACCAGTCGAAGGTGTGTCTGCACTCTTGATCGATATTTATCATATAGAACAATCGATCTGGCGTGCTATTTATAGCCAAAGGAAAGGTAAAACGTTCTATTATTGGAACACTGGGGTCTGGCCATCGATTGGGGCACACGACGTCGATCGGACATCATGTAGATCAGGGTGCCTGTCCGTacgcttttattttattgtatttgtttttttttttgtgttttttttttttttgtgtttttctctCAATCCGAAaatttgcatctgcatctgcaaaTGCAACGTCTTGCATTGACACCGATTAGAAggtattttaattatttatgacTTTGGGGGACGATCtctcaatctcaatctcaatcGGAATCTCGATCTCTCGCTATATTATTGATCTCTCGCCCGTTCTCGATCTGtatgttaaatatatattttctcgctatattttttatattcaaccCGCAGAGCCACTTGTTCTTTGTGATGGAGTACCTGAATGGCGGTGATCTCATGTTTCATATCCAGGAGAGCGGTCGCTTTTCGGAGGAGCGAGCCAGATTCTATGGGGCCGAAATCATCTCGGGCCTTAAATTCCTGCACAAAAAGGGCATTATCTATAGGtgattttgattgattgattttgattttgattttatattttatatatattatacttGGCCATTTATAGAGATCTCAAACTGGATAATGTCTTGCTGGACTACGAGGGACATGTTCGCATTGCCGATTTTGGCATGTGCAAGTTGCAAATCTATTTGGACAAGACGGCAGATAGCTTTTGTGGCACACCCGATTATATGGCGCCCGAAATCATTAAGGTATTGAATATATTACCAACATGTTGTAGTCTTAATTTTATAGATTTAGCTATCATCTACTTTTAATGCTTACCTCTCAATTTGTAGGGTGAAAAGTACAATCAGAATGTGGATTGGTGGTCGTTTGGTGTGCTGCTCTACGAAATGCTAATTGGACAGTCGCCATTCAGTGGCTGCGATGAAGACGAGCTCTTCTGGTCCATTTGCAATGAAATTCCATGGTTCCCAGTTTACATATCCGCCGAGGCAACCGGGATTCTCAAGGGGGTaagataaaaataataaatccatttaatataaatataaataaatgtaataccTTTCAGTTGCTGGAGAAGGACTATACGAAGCGTATTGGTTCGCAGTACAGCCCGGCTGGTGATATAGCCGATCATATATTCTTCCGCCCGATCGATTGGGGTTTGCTGGAAAAGCGACAAATCGAGCCGCCCTTCAAGCCGCAAGTGGTGAGTGATTTGATGGAGTTATTACTTAATTAGctagttttattaatttgtgatttgttgtgattttttttttttttccgtaaGAAACATCCCCTGGATACCCAGTACTTCGATCGGGTCTTCACCAGGGAAAGGGTGCGTCTAACACCCATCGATAAGGAGATATTGGCATCCATGGATCAGAAGCAGTTCCACGGCTTCACCTACACAAATCCTCACATCACCTTGGACTAGAGCCTAATTAATGtcctaattaattatttagaGCAACAGTATttgtatatgtaaatatttattatggcCAAGAAAACAAGAGATTAACAATCAAAGCAAATTGAAGTGAAATCGAAATTTTAATACCTTGTAGTTAAGCTTTGGAGCacattgaaaatttgtaattCTAGTCAGTTAGCTATACGTTTATATCTAAGTCTAATTGTACAGATATCCCTCCTCACATTtacctatatacatatatatatacgtatgcatataaatatttttttttttttgcaaattatttGTTCTAAATTTTAGTGATTAAGCAAAGGTCTACGTCTAtgagaaataaaagaaaagtaaataaaaaatacaaacataATGCGGGTCTAATGTGGATATTGATGTTGAATAAAAACAATGTCAATCAAATGGGTTTGTGATTTAGCTACCGTTACGAGCGCTTTCCGGTGATTATCAATTAATACAGTGCGTTTCGAAAGAGTAAGTATTGAGTATTTCAGATGataatttccaaataaatacaaaaatagaATTTAAAAGGCTCATTACGAACCCAACACATTATTATAATCTTAAAGTGGACTTTCATTAAGTTCTTCGGTTATGTCACGCACTGTACCGGACTGTCCATATGCAAATGTGGAACAGTGAGAGTGATCAGCGGTCAACTGCAAATGCCGGCTGGAGTGAAAATTCTGAGCCACGCTTTTCCACATTGCTAATCTGCATAGAGAGTTTACTGCCTTTGTAGtttgtgggttttttttttttttttgattgcgGGTGTCTTTTGTCTTAATGCTAATGGGCCGgagatgtgtgtgtgcttatgATGGTTgtattttggctttttgtttgggCCACTACCAGTGGCAGCGAGAGTGGACGGGTTATGTTTTAATGGCCATTGTAATGGCTCAACTGTCGGCTAGTGAACCAGTGTTAATGTCAATCCACACGAAGGCATTCAAAGAATTATTCTTCTCCACTTTGGCATAAATCAACACAACTCACATACGCTCACAACTCACTTGAtgttgttaataaatgtgtgtTGCTCATAACAAAATAGAGGAAATAATGGAAGAAAGAGCCACTTCAACAGGCCACCAAACAATAAACGTCCAGTCGCGGCCagttatgtttttattttcaatccAAAGTGTTGGACATATCACCACGCACAATGGTGCCAAAGCTATGAACTTCTAATAAATTTTGCTATTTAACTAACATCTATGCTATATCgtcttatatatttaaaatggcaaagacagtgcattttatttaatttttggttttaaatttgcatatattttaaCCCACTGTGCATTCGTGTACCGTACGGTATTTTCTCTAATTAATTCGCTTTTACGAGCGCATTCAGCTGACTTTAGGTTGATTTGAGCCGTGTATTTTTTAGTCCGTTCAGTTGCTGCAACACGGGCCTAGAACGCGCTGCTTTTTCGCTTCACTCTCGACCGAATaacacattttgtttattttttattcgaGTGCTTATATCGAGTGATCCTTGTGTTTATGATGAGCTAACAACCTGCCGGAAAATGCACATTTTGGCCTATTTAATTCTGAGCCTTTTTGGCCTGGTCGAGAGTTATGGCCATCAGCCGGTACTGAGAAATATCATCAAAGTGCGAGCCAGCGGCTTTATGCCCTTCGAATCGGATTTACTACTGCCATTGAATATCCTGCGCCAGTTGCAGTCGCACGATCGATCATCGCGTTACATTGGTCAGAGGCCAAAGCCAATAGTGAGGCCAAAGGTTAAGCAACAAATCAGATTGGAGAGAGCCAATCCTTTGAGGGAGGCCAAAGGTGTTCAGCTCTATAACTTGATCGATGACGATGGTGAACTACTGTTGAATCTCAAGGTTCACAACGAACAGAAGGGAACTGCACCGGCCAATTATCAAGAGGAGAAATATCAAAGTAGATACCAGAGCTACGATTCACCATGGATGCCCTCGAAATGGAGACCGACCAGCGAATTTCTGGGTGTGACCTCCTCatcgccacgcccactgcccCTGCATCAGTATCTGGGCCAAAACAATAATCGCATCGATCAAAATACGGCGAAAAGGAGGCGGCAGGATATATGGCCCCACAAATaataactaaaatataataatatatataatatataatatataactcatttaattgtttattctTAAACATCACAGCACCCAGAGCACATTCACATTTATGAACCTGATTTCAAGCAAAATCTCAATGAtattcatttgaatttttttgaaaataatcaaTGATCCTAAAATATTTGctaacattttaaaacaaattatattaaagCCAAATGATGGAATACTAGTTCTAAAAGTTTATAAGATaattgaaaaaagaaaaaaaaacgtttcaaTTTACTTTCTTTCTACATTTATATCAAGTTCTTCTTTTCTTCGATgtacaaaactaaaaaaaaaataactcgAGCTTAAAATTAAGCCACATCGTTCAAAATAATCCATAAGATATAAAATGTACGACACCGATACACAAAATAATCCATAAGATACAAAATGTACGACACAGATACACAAAATAATCCATAAGACACAAGAACACGCTACAACATAATCAACCAGACACAAAATACATTtcgaaacataaaaataaacgttaagatacacatacataaatatatccATTAGATGCAACGTATATCTAAAATGAACATAAGCCCACCGATGAAAAGGTCGTTGAGCTACCGCTAAATTAGATGACTGTGATTATGCTAATATGGGTCGATCGAATCGAGTTGAAAGTGAAATTGAAACGCGAATCGAAAGTGACTGAGCCGCATGAAtggaatcaaatcaaaatgaataaaatgctAATTCACACAGCCTAACTAATCGTGAATACATGGGAATTAGAATGCATAAAGAATGggttttttaaaccaaatttaaacaaacaaaacaggcAAAATGATCAATGATACGTTAATTCGCCATCTATCAGAACTTTCCAACTATTTCTTTAAACATTCTCATATGCTGCAAACAAACTTTCCAAATCGTTGTTCACCCCATATATCACACAATATTCGAATGGTTTATAATTTACAGATggtatatttgtttaaaggGTGAGGTAAAATGggaacaacaataaaaaaaacatgggaaatgagaaaaaaaaggggacCTAAAATTACTTAACAAGACTCAAGGATCAGTATGACTCGAATCGAATGGCATGGAATCACTTCCAGCTGGAGGATGGGGGCAGATATCCGGGCTGGGGAGCGGATACGGGGGGCAGATACTCATTGCTGGGCGGCAGGTATTCGTTGCTGATGATGGGGGCGGGTCCGTGGCCGTGGGCATGGCCACCGTCCTCGTGAATGACCTTGATGGTCTTGACCTCTTCGAATCCGCCGTGCGAATGACCGTGATCGTGGCTGTGACCGCCCTCCTCATGGATCACCTTGACCACCTTCACTTCCTCGTGGCcgccatgtccatgtccatggcCGGAGTAGCCACCGGCAtagccgccgccgccgcccaaAGCGTGTCCTTCCTCGTGGATGACCTTAACGGTCTTGACCTCCTGGTGACCGCCGCCAGAGTAGCCACCATGTCCGCCAGAGTAACCGCCATGACCGCCAACCTCCTGATGGATGACCTTCACAGTCTTAACCTCCTGATGACCGCCGGAGTAGCCACCACCGTGGGAGTAGCCACCACCGTGTCCGTGGCCATGACCGCCCTCCTCATGGATGACCTTGACCAATTTTACCTCCTGATGGCCACCATGTCCGTGTCCATGGCCGGCAAGGCCTCCGGCATAACCGCCGCCGCCCAGGGCATGTCCCTCCTCATGGATGACCTTAACGGTCTTCACCTCCTGGTGTCCACCGCCAGAGTAGCCACCGTGACCACCGGAGTAACCGCCATGACCGCCGGAATAGCCGCCACCTTCCTGCTGAATGACCTTGATGGTCTTAATCTCCTGATGGCCGCCGCCAGAGTAGCCTCCATGGCCACCAGAGTAACCGCCATGACCACCGCCGCCGGAGTAGCCGCCACCCTCCTGGTGGATCACCTGGATGGTCTTCACCTCCTGGtggccaccaccgccaccaccgccggatCCGCCAATGAAGCCAGCCGATGCGGTGGCAGCCAAGGTAGCCAGGAGACACACAAAGATCTGTAAATAATTCGATGttgcaattattaattatataaaataataaaaaaatatatattttatagctGTGTGTTTATATTATGTGTCTTTCTTTTTTAGCgtaattttttaactttttatattttcaatttgattttaatgatGATGTTTTGTGCACTATGTCGAGCAGACTCACCTTCATTGCTGGAAGTTTCTTGCTTGGGGGTTGAAAACTATGGAACTTCACGTAGCAGATGAGGAAGCCAACTGATGCTCCAATCCGAGCGATTCGCGGTTTATATAGCAGCCGGATTGCGAGATGCTCCGTCTGTCTGTGAACTTGCTTTCGTCATCTTGCTGCCCACCACTCTTTTGACCACCAACCCGAAAGCCATCTCCGTCCATCTGGATTCGAGTTGGTCCAACAACAAACGCATCGACGgctggcaaatgcaaatgagtccggtggataaaaaaaaaaaatgggaaacatAGCAGTTCCATAATTGGGACCAGCCGCCGAAATTAATCCGCCGGGCATGAACGAACCGCTTAATGATGGTGACCCCGCCTCTCCGTCGGTCACCTGTTGGATGGGCTAGGTCAGTTCAATTCAGTTGAGTTCAGGTCGGATCGGTTCAGGTCGGATTAACACTTTCCCAATGCAGACCCGTATGGGAAATTTTCAGAAATAACGAACAATCATTAAATAAGGGGAAGTACCATCCTCATATGGCGGGCTATCTTATAATAGTATTGGTAGTTACAAACCAATCGCAAATATGTCtttatctatatatctatatatatatttttaaaatgaaaaaattagatattttttttttaagca
The DNA window shown above is from Drosophila melanogaster chromosome X and carries:
- the Pkcdelta gene encoding protein kinase C delta, isoform E, whose translation is MPLYSDSTNYYYSGGSSQLYSPYYSSGLGLNLGMGSSPGSSYTSSYNRSYPASYMVPLSPSSPRSPSSYSSGSSGGSSSLHGLGSRYQPKLTTITETGRHSGHSSLMPLTRINSPKYSSSVTTPSYGSSGASSRYIPARPIAINTADIDVSSSRYRRAVPSKSQEKEQPKEEVKQKEQKEQAEEEVKPSPKETPCESSDASAETRPNRRSTIRRNRPVVRLSTIRRRSKDRSAESPKKEQVQEHQFRDLPPATEPSLSWRQKLAEELAAFPVTSNKKSPGELLRERFYIKDEKEELTNFNRAQIQELVQPQSAHKTLTPEVEISAKKEVDDEKEDESDKQEQELEEMQETIRRLSLVQCPTFHDICEDISSDKIDDDLNAGELRRRASIIQEQEQEILNKLQKSNSGSFQLIHLERRSSHDSTTTNDEDLKERSKRRSKKSKKMRHKITAIVEVENAPQAQPVEHMPSVLELNEESLLIQPLTSGSGSSSTPTPSPKPKFTVNVETVEEHHQIHKIFKLPKKKTVPKDQDDSSLPEGFMKAAPKTTKTSPLKKVNKQQHVNEAQIFTFDEAAIQQQQQVQQQQQQPELPKTEAKVEGVATPKPIRKAIQKSESGEDFWSQIGSRETLYMTNRKKVFNMRQEQQEQLLEEEPPKSPAMPKETKTDLKTPTTPKLKSEILIELKTTPSIVSTSGKSETQKVPSTPLTPTVVKTNQVEAKKVESMDTSSKAPASVISKAAESPKLKSATDNNKAKPTMAKKDLPKLKTAEETKLTITTKATTATPTMDSPKTPQAKEETSQKTESATTSQIKSDTPIALQIKPQEQMKVAAPTTPQAKVETPPKDSPTRKIVAPTTPQAKVETPTKDSPTRKIVTPTTPQAKVETPTKDSPTRKIVTPTTPQAKVETPTKDSPTRKIVTPTTPQAKVETPTKDSPTRKIATPTTPQAKAAASTTSPLTTPQKTPQVKAATDESKSTPAAPKTTMAKISMTTMAGTTVAEAGKTISPKGLKQSGNAVAMPTATPTTPNTPTTATGKSKLNETAGPKINSGQPAKSPEQQQATAAAVETKINKTTDKEQQQQQQQQQQQQAQQQQQQLIDTAATLVPQTETKTKLTEAAEPTGKSKVQSPNTTKPKSAGKTNVGKKKAATPAAAAAAAAAAAPAAATATEAVTALSESNVTPINADQFITLAPTKAAKTSPNKQQALQLQQQHEEQQRQQQQQATNASSPAATGDATTTPTTITIGVAAVNVAAVAVVASAAAAAATDAAADATTSLSSNNSCGEGVGNNLSKFATVSNLAQCLRDVDAELDDYIPSSAENSQEDDDDDDDGSGSSSDDYSSVDGCANLSASMKKKLRKEKKKQKAKAAAAAEAKRFDPHKKIKIDTTNKCYVKEEAPRYPLVATPRPLWKREKIVYSDENTDDESGSEEGSGGSLDEDSDDESGGEECSSTSSSASSEDLDAVAMVTKAGSSNATTVLDSSNSSGSNAGTLSVPSAGSGSGGGASTSSSPSIIRMSTCSNDSGFEGGTAPSSPKKMLETSYTYSQFQKSGRFTAPATVIPRFKNYSVDDFHFLAVLGKGSFGKVLLAELRDTTYYYAIKCLKKDVVLEDDDVDSTLIERKVLALGTKHPYLCHLFCTFQTESHLFFVMEYLNGGDLMFHIQESGRFSEERARFYGAEIISGLKFLHKKGIIYRDLKLDNVLLDYEGHVRIADFGMCKLQIYLDKTADSFCGTPDYMAPEIIKGEKYNQNVDWWSFGVLLYEMLIGQSPFSGCDEDELFWSICNEIPWFPVYISAEATGILKGLLEKDYTKRIGSQYSPAGDIADHIFFRPIDWGLLEKRQIEPPFKPQVKHPLDTQYFDRVFTRERVRLTPIDKEILASMDQKQFHGFTYTNPHITLD
- the Pkcdelta gene encoding protein kinase C delta, isoform C, with protein sequence MMFTRAQVRKQKTSNSSSQRPRSSGGSTRHETRYKQSSTSSSGAGSGLSGASGASGARRDQYRDRDHYGKHSFELPRQHSKEEAYHRDRESSAGGVDRGERSGIGGNGGGVTGGGVYVDRRTRPRSITNRRGAIKHQKTHDINGHRFVAKFFRQPTFCAFCNLFLWGFGKQGYQCIICQTVVHKKCHDKLLGKCSGSVFTSASTILLRERFKIDMPHRFKPHTFMSPTFCDHCGSLMGGFFIQGLKCEECDVNCHKKCERLTANLCGVNQKLIVEALNHVKRGAREARDSPSTPPSLNPAYKIEASEEHDETSYTYSQFQKSGRFTAPATVIPRFKNYSVDDFHFLAVLGKGSFGKVLLAELRDTTYYYAIKCLKKDVVLEDDDVDSTLIERKVLALGTKHPYLCHLFCTFQTESHLFFVMEYLNGGDLMFHIQESGRFSEERARFYGAEIISGLKFLHKKGIIYRDLKLDNVLLDYEGHVRIADFGMCKLQIYLDKTADSFCGTPDYMAPEIIKGEKYNQNVDWWSFGVLLYEMLIGQSPFSGCDEDELFWSICNEIPWFPVYISAEATGILKGLLEKDYTKRIGSQYSPAGDIADHIFFRPIDWGLLEKRQIEPPFKPQVKHPLDTQYFDRVFTRERVRLTPIDKEILASMDQKQFHGFTYTNPHITLD
- the CG15927 gene encoding uncharacterized protein, isoform B, which encodes MHILAYLILSLFGLVESYGHQPVLRNIIKVRASGFMPFESDLLLPLNILRQLQSHDRSSRYIGQRPKPIVRPKVKQQIRLERANPLREAKGVQLYNLIDDDGELLLNLKVHNEQKGTAPANYQEEKYQSRYQSYDSPWMPSKWRPTSEFLGVTSSSPRPLPLHQYLGQNNNRIDQNTAKRRRQDIWPHK